TGTCGCGGCGCTGCAGAAGAGCGACCTGATCATCAGCCTCGGCGCTCGTTTCGACGACCGGGTCACCGGCAACCTCGACTCGTTCGCGCCCGGCGCCAAGGTCATCCACGCCGACATCGACCCGGCGGAGATCGGCAAGAACCGGTTCGCCGACGTCCCGATCGTGGGCGACGTCCGCGAGGTGCTGGTCGACCTGATCACCACCCTGCGCACCGAGCAGGAGGCCGGCCACACCGGTGACTACGAGGGCTGGGTGGCCTTCTGCGCCGGCGTGAAGACGAAGTACCCGCTCGGCTACGACCGTCCGGCCGACGGTGGTCTCGCGCCGCAGTACGTCCTGGAGCGACTCGGCGTGCTCTCGGGCCCCGACACGATCTACACCGCGGGCGTGGGCCAGCACCAGATGTGGGCGGCGCACTACGTCGGCTACGAGCGCCCCAACACCTGGATCAACTCCGGCGGTCTCGGCACGATGGGCTTCTCGGTGCCGGCCGCGATGGGCGCGAAGGTCGCGATGCCCGACCAGACCGTGTGGTCGGTCGACGGCGACGGCTGCTTCCAGATGACCAACCAGGAGCTCGCCACCTGCGCGATCAACAACATCCCGATCAAGGTCGCGGTCATCAACAACGAGTCGCTCGGCATGGTGCGCCAGTGGCAGACGCTGTTCTACAACAGCCGCTACTCCAACACCGACCTGCACTCCAAGCGGATCCCCGACTTCGTCAAGCTCGCCGACGCCTACGGCTGCGTCGGCCTGGCCTGCGAGTCGCCGGACGAGGTCGACGCCACGATCCAGAAGGCGATGGAGATCAACGACGTCCCGGTCGTCGTCGACTTCCGGGTCCACCGCGATGCCATGGTGTGGCCGATGGTCGCCGCCGGCACCAGCAACGACGACATCAAGTACGCGCGCGACCTCGCGCCGCAGTTCGACGAAGACGACCTCTGAGGGGCATCGACATGGCCAAGCACACCCTGTCCGTCCTCGTGGAGGACAAGCCCGGCGTCCTGGCGCGGATCTCCGCGCTGTTCAGCCGCCGCGGCTTCAACATCGAGTCGCTCGCGGTCGGCCCGACCGAGCACGACGAGATCTCGCGGATGACCATCGTCGTCAACGTGGAGTCCTCGCCGCTCGAGCAGGTGACCAAGCAGCTCAACAAGCTGGTCGAGGTCATCAAGATCGTGGAGCTGGACCCCGTCGCGTCGGTCCACCGCGAGCTGGTGCTCGTGAAGGTCGGCGCCACCGCCGAGAACCGTGGCGAGGTCCTCGACGTCGTCCAGCTCTTCCGGGCCAAGGTCATCGACGTCGCCTCGGACGCGATCACCATGCAGATCGTCGGCAACGACGGCAAGATCGCCGACTTCCTGCGCGTGCTGGAGCCCTTCGGAATCCGCGAGCTCGTGCAGTCCGGCATGGTGGCCATCGGCCGCGGGCCGCGCTCCATCTCGGAGCGCGGCAAGCCCGTCGCCGTCCCGGTGCCGCCGGTCGCCCACGCCTGAACCACCCGCAGTCCATCACCACCATCACCAACCAGCCCCAACCAGCAAGGAGAAGCCCGACGTGGCTGAGATCTACTACGACGACGACGCCGACCTGTCCCTGATCCAGGGCAAGCACGTCGCCGTCATCGGTTACGGCAGCCAGGGCCACGCCCACGCGCTGAACCTGCGCGACTCCGGCGTCGACGTGCGTGTCGGCCTCAAGGAGGGCTCGAAGAGCCGCGCCAAGGCCGAGGAGGAGGGCCTGCGCGTCCTCACGCCGCGCGAGGCGGCGGAGGAGGCTGACGTCATCGTCATCCTCGCCCCCGACCAGGTCCAGCGCCACCTCTACGCCGACGACATCGCGCCGGCGCTCGCCGAGGGCGACACCCTGGTGTTCGGACACGGCTTCAACATCCGCTTCGGCTACATCCAGCCCCCGGCCGGCGTCGACGTCATCCTCGTCGCGCCGAAGGCCCCGGGGCACACCGTGCGCCGCGAGTACGTCGCCGGTCGCGGCATCCCGGACATCATCGCCGTGGAGCAGGACGCCTCGGGCAAGGCCTGGGACCTCGCGAAGTCCTACGCGAAGGGCATCGGCGGCACCCGCGCCGGCGTCATCAAGACCACCTTCACCGAGGAGACCGAGACCGACCTGTTCGGTGAGCAGTCGGTCCTGTGCGGTGGTGTGTCGCAGCTGATCCAGTACGGCTACGAGACCCTCACCGAGGCCGGTTACCA
This region of Nocardioides sp. L-11A genomic DNA includes:
- a CDS encoding acetolactate synthase large subunit → MSEQQGSGADSQAEGITGAQSLVRSLEAAGVTDIFGIPGGAILPAYDPLMDSSIRHILVRHEQGAGHAAQGYAAASGRVGVCMATSGPGATNLVTPLADAHMDSLPMVAITGQVGASLIGTDAFQEADIRGITMPITKHSFLVTDPAEIPTKVAEAFHIASTGRPGPVLVDVTKSALQSGTTFRWPTELNLPGYRPVTRPHAKQIREAARLILESRKPVLYVGGGTIRSGASRELLALAELTGIPVITTLMARGAFPDSHPQHLGMPGMHGTVAAVAALQKSDLIISLGARFDDRVTGNLDSFAPGAKVIHADIDPAEIGKNRFADVPIVGDVREVLVDLITTLRTEQEAGHTGDYEGWVAFCAGVKTKYPLGYDRPADGGLAPQYVLERLGVLSGPDTIYTAGVGQHQMWAAHYVGYERPNTWINSGGLGTMGFSVPAAMGAKVAMPDQTVWSVDGDGCFQMTNQELATCAINNIPIKVAVINNESLGMVRQWQTLFYNSRYSNTDLHSKRIPDFVKLADAYGCVGLACESPDEVDATIQKAMEINDVPVVVDFRVHRDAMVWPMVAAGTSNDDIKYARDLAPQFDEDDL
- the ilvN gene encoding acetolactate synthase small subunit produces the protein MAKHTLSVLVEDKPGVLARISALFSRRGFNIESLAVGPTEHDEISRMTIVVNVESSPLEQVTKQLNKLVEVIKIVELDPVASVHRELVLVKVGATAENRGEVLDVVQLFRAKVIDVASDAITMQIVGNDGKIADFLRVLEPFGIRELVQSGMVAIGRGPRSISERGKPVAVPVPPVAHA
- the ilvC gene encoding ketol-acid reductoisomerase, whose translation is MAEIYYDDDADLSLIQGKHVAVIGYGSQGHAHALNLRDSGVDVRVGLKEGSKSRAKAEEEGLRVLTPREAAEEADVIVILAPDQVQRHLYADDIAPALAEGDTLVFGHGFNIRFGYIQPPAGVDVILVAPKAPGHTVRREYVAGRGIPDIIAVEQDASGKAWDLAKSYAKGIGGTRAGVIKTTFTEETETDLFGEQSVLCGGVSQLIQYGYETLTEAGYQGEIAYFEVLHELKLIVDLMWEGGIAKQRWSVSDTAEYGDYVSGPRVIDGRVKENMQAVLADIQSGAFAERFIADQDAGAPEFMALREKGAQHPIEAVGKTLRSHFSWAQSDDDYTEGSAAR